GCGCCGTCGATCGCCGCGGCCTCGTGCAGCTCGTTCGGCACGGTCTGCAGCCCCGCCAGCAGCATCACCGCGACCCAGGGGAACGAGTTCCAGGTCTTGGCGATGATGAGCGCGCCGCGGGCGGAGTCGGTCTGGAACAGCCAGGCGACCGGCCCGTCGAGGATTCCCGTGCTCACGAGGATCCCGTTGAGCACGCCGTAGTTGGCGTCGAAGATCCACGCCCACAGGAACGAGACGACGACGCCGGGGATGAGCCACGGGATGAGGAACGCCCCGCGGAAGAAGCGCTGGCCCGGGAAGCTCTGGTTGAGCACGAGCGCGAGCGCCAGGCCGATGACGAATGGGCCGATCGTCGAGCCCACGGTGAAGATCAGCGTCTGCCAGACGAGACGGAGGAAGTCGTGCTGCAGCACCTGTGCCACGTTGTCGAGTCCGACGAACGGCATCCCCGGGTAGAGCAGGCTCTCGTCGAAGAAGGCCGACAGCAGCGAGCGCACGAGGGGATACAGCACGACCAGGCACAGCAGCACGAGCCCCGGCAGCAGCAGGAACGTCAGGAAGCTGCGCTCGGACAGCGGCATGCCAGGCCGGCTCCGGGTGGACTGCGTCGTCATGGATTCCTCACCGCGGCGATCAGCCTCGATCGGCGCTGAAGCTCAGCGTGCCCGCGCTCCGCCATTTTTGCAATGCCCATGCACTATATGCATGGCGTATGGTGTGGGCATGGCGGTGGACAAGAGCACCAACCAGTCGGTCGAGAAGGCCCTCGCGCTCCTCGAGTGCTTCCAGGACGGCCGCGCGCGCCGCGTCGGCGAGCTCGCGGAGGACACGGGGATCGGCCAGTCGACGGTGTCGCGCCTGCTCGCCACGCTCGAGTCGGCGGGCATCGTGGAGCGCGACCCGAGCAGCTCCCTGTACTTCCTCGGATCGGAGCTGCTCACGCTCGCCGGCGTCGCCATCAACCGCCAGCCCGTGCACCGCGCGGCGCGCATGATCGCGCAGCAGCTGGCGGCCCGCCTCGAGCTCGGCGTGAACGTGGCGATCCTGCGCGGGGCGGAGCTCGTCTACCTGTGCAACTTCGAGGGGCGGCTGTCGCCGAAGTCGCACACGCTCATGGGGGAGCGCGTGCCGCTGCACGCCACGAGCATCGGCAAGGCGGTGCTGTCGGGCATGAGCCCCGCGGAGCGCGACGCCATCACCCCGCGGCTGCGCGCCTACACGACCGAGACGATCACCAACCGGCGCGATCTCGTGCGCGAGCTCTCCCTCGCCGCGCGCGAGGGCTACGCGACCGAGATCGAGGAGTTCGTGCTCGGCCGCGCCTCCGTGGCCGCGCCCATCCGCGACCGCAACGGCGTCGTCGTGGCCGCGATCTCGATCTCGGGCCCCCGCACGGTCGTCGATCTCGACACCCGCCGCGGCGAGCTCGGGCGCATCGCGGTGGAGGCCGCCGACCGCATCAGCACCGGCCTCGGCTTCCACGGGCCCGCCGGCCCGTAGCCGGGTCGGGCAGGAGTACCCATACCTCGGGTCGCCGCCTTCGTCCTACTGTCATCGGCATGGTGTGGTGGAGAGGTCTCGGGGGACTCGGTTTCATCTTCGCGGTGCTCGGCGGTTTCGCCGGCGCCGGCATCGCCGCGGCGCTGCGCGTCGACGGCGGCGTGGTGACGGCGTTCATCGGCGGCGGCATCATCCTCGGCGGGGCGGCATCGTTCGCGCTCGGGTGGTACCTGAACGTGGTGCGGCCCGTGAAGCAGACCGACGAGTGGGCCGCCGGACGCAAGCAGCTGCTGGACCATCAGGTGGCCACGGGCCAGTTCCGCTACACCACCGACACGCCGCCGCCCGCCAGCATCGCCGAGGCGCAGTCTCAGGCGCAGACCCTGCTGGCGTGGGAGCGCGAGAACGCGCACAAGGCGTATCGGAACAACCACTCGGTCTACAGCATCCCGCTGCAGTGGTTCGGCGTGGTCGTGGCGGTCATCGGGCTCGTCGTCGTCGGCCTGGGCGTGGCCGCCGCATTCGGCGGCTGAGGCCTTCCGTCTCACGGTTGTCACGGCCCCCGCGGAATACCCCGCGGCTAGCATGGGTTGCGTACGGGGAACACAGGAGGCACGCGTGCGACAGCTCATCATCATCGGATCGGGTCCGGCCGGGTTCACGGCCGCCATCTACGCGGCGCGGGCGAACCTGAAGCCCCTCGTGATCGCGAGCTCGGTCGAGGTCGGCGGCGACCTCATGCAGACCACCGAGGTCGAGAACTTCCCCGGCTTCCCGGAGGCCGTGATGGGCCCGGACCTCATGGCCAAGATGCAGGAGCAGGCCGAGAAGTTCGGCGCCGAGATCGCCTACGACGACGCCACCGAGCTCGACCTCGACGGCCCCGTCAAGCGCGTGACCCTGGGCAGCGGCAAGGTCGAGGAGGCCTCCGCGCTGATCTTCGCCACCGGCTCCGCCTACCGCAAGCTCGGCGTGCCGGGCGAGGAGGCCCTCTCGGGCCACGGCGTCTCGTGGTGCGCCACCTGCGACGGCTTCTTCTTCCGCGACAAGGTCGTGGCCGTGGTCGGCGGCGGCGACTCCGCACTGGAGGAGGCGACGTTCCTCACGAAGTTCGCGTCGAAGGTCATCGTGATCCACCGCCGCGACGAGCTGCGCGCCTCGAAGGCGCTCCAGGACCGTGCGTTCGCGAACGACAAGATCGAGTTCATCTGGAACTCGGAGGTCGTCGAGATGCTCGGCGCCTCCGGCCTCACCGGCGCGCTGCTGCGCGACCTGACCACGGGCGAGGAGCTCGAGATCGCCCTCGACGGCATGTTCGTCGCGATCGGCTCCGACCCCCGCGTGCACCTCGTGCACGGCAAGCTCGACCTCACCGCCGAGGGCACGATCGCCGTCGACGGCCGCTCCTCGCGCACCTCGGTGCCGGGCGTGTTCGCCGCGGGCGACGTGATCGACCCGACCTACCGTCAGGCGGTCACCGCCGCGGCGTCGGGCACCGTCGCCGCGCTGGACGCGGAGCACTACCTCGCCGCCCTCGAGGACCTCGCCAAGGCAGAGGCCCTGGAGCAGATCGCCACCGTCTGACCCGGAATGTCCCGGGCGCTGACGCGTTGACTTCAAGACAGAGACAAGGGAGAACGACATGACCGCCAAGGCAACCACCTCGGCCACCTTCGAGCAGGACGTGCTCCAGGCCGACGGCCCCGTGCTCGTCGACTTCTGGGCGGAGTGGTGCGGCCCGTGCCGCATGGTCTCGCCCGTCCTCGACGAGATCCAGTCGGAGAACCCCGACAAGATCACCATCCTCAAGCTCAACGTGGACGAGAACCCGGATCTGGCCATGAAGTACCAGATCACCTCGATCCCCGCGATGAAGGTCTTCCAGGGCGGCGAGGTCGCCACCACGATCATCGGCGCCAAGCCGAAGTTCGCCCTCGAGCAGGACCTCGCGGAGTTCCTCAAGTAATCCGCTCGCGCCCTCGGGGCGCGTCCTCGATCCCCCGGCGCCGTCCCCACGGTGACCGGGGGTTCGTCGTCTCCGGCCGCCTCAGCGGCGGTGGGCGTCGATGACGCGCACCGCCGCGTCCCAGCGGCGGTGCGTGTTCTCGTGACCGAGCAGGCGCCACACGGCGCGAGAGAGCTCGGGGTACTGGGCCGCGATCAGCCGCAGCAGGCGCTGGTTGCGCGCGTGCGTGGGCCGCAGGCCGCCGTCCGCCTCGATGTGCTCGGCCCGCAGCGTGAAGACCACGAGCTCATCGACGGTGGGCAGCTCCTCCATGAACTCCCACGGGTCCTCGCCCGCTCGCAGCCGCTCGTGCACGAGGGCCGCGAGCTCATCGGCGGCCTCCGCGCGCAGCAGCTCGACGCTGGCGCGCCGGCGCGGTCCGGAGAGCTCTTCCACCCATCAAGCCTACGACCGGGCTCCTGGACGGGCTCCGGGATGCGCCGCCGGATCGGCCTGTCCGCGCGCCGAGTAGAGGAGCTCCGGACGCCCCGTCGATCCGTACCGCGGGCCGCGATCCGCCAGCCCGGCCTCCACGAGCCGCTCCAGATACCGCCGGGCGCTGACCCGCGACATCCCGAGCCCGTCGGCGAGCGTGCTCGCGGTCACCGGCTCCGTCTGTGCGATCAGGGCCTCCGCCACGCGCTCGAGGGTGATCGGCGAGACCCCCTTGCGCTGCCCGGCC
This genomic interval from Microbacterium sediminis contains the following:
- a CDS encoding carbohydrate ABC transporter permease produces the protein MTTQSTRSRPGMPLSERSFLTFLLLPGLVLLCLVVLYPLVRSLLSAFFDESLLYPGMPFVGLDNVAQVLQHDFLRLVWQTLIFTVGSTIGPFVIGLALALVLNQSFPGQRFFRGAFLIPWLIPGVVVSFLWAWIFDANYGVLNGILVSTGILDGPVAWLFQTDSARGALIIAKTWNSFPWVAVMLLAGLQTVPNELHEAAAIDGAGAIRRFRAVTWPHIRGVAGLVILLEFIWNFQHFDTIFVLTGGGPAGTTNTFATAVYDAAFAGFDLGRAGAIGLLWMVLLSVLVVVYVTLSERGARREAR
- a CDS encoding IclR family transcriptional regulator, which gives rise to MAVDKSTNQSVEKALALLECFQDGRARRVGELAEDTGIGQSTVSRLLATLESAGIVERDPSSSLYFLGSELLTLAGVAINRQPVHRAARMIAQQLAARLELGVNVAILRGAELVYLCNFEGRLSPKSHTLMGERVPLHATSIGKAVLSGMSPAERDAITPRLRAYTTETITNRRDLVRELSLAAREGYATEIEEFVLGRASVAAPIRDRNGVVVAAISISGPRTVVDLDTRRGELGRIAVEAADRISTGLGFHGPAGP
- the trxB gene encoding thioredoxin-disulfide reductase, translating into MRQLIIIGSGPAGFTAAIYAARANLKPLVIASSVEVGGDLMQTTEVENFPGFPEAVMGPDLMAKMQEQAEKFGAEIAYDDATELDLDGPVKRVTLGSGKVEEASALIFATGSAYRKLGVPGEEALSGHGVSWCATCDGFFFRDKVVAVVGGGDSALEEATFLTKFASKVIVIHRRDELRASKALQDRAFANDKIEFIWNSEVVEMLGASGLTGALLRDLTTGEELEIALDGMFVAIGSDPRVHLVHGKLDLTAEGTIAVDGRSSRTSVPGVFAAGDVIDPTYRQAVTAAASGTVAALDAEHYLAALEDLAKAEALEQIATV
- the trxA gene encoding thioredoxin, producing the protein MTAKATTSATFEQDVLQADGPVLVDFWAEWCGPCRMVSPVLDEIQSENPDKITILKLNVDENPDLAMKYQITSIPAMKVFQGGEVATTIIGAKPKFALEQDLAEFLK
- a CDS encoding tryptophan synthase subunit alpha: MEELSGPRRRASVELLRAEAADELAALVHERLRAGEDPWEFMEELPTVDELVVFTLRAEHIEADGGLRPTHARNQRLLRLIAAQYPELSRAVWRLLGHENTHRRWDAAVRVIDAHRR